One segment of Nostoc piscinale CENA21 DNA contains the following:
- a CDS encoding sensor histidine kinase, with translation MQTHKPNPIDSNSASKKMPAKDSSSEELPTIEFPSSGKLKASSWRIHQKIGYGYFVAIGIGFFGSLTGLVIANYYRGREIRQFNQAQEQRQLLTNYKNAVVGAQLHSSNLVAVLEDSQQLLTKKTEFLRNVNKAEDLERKIDNFIEKKPMQLAATSANLQALLEDYTINLKSYVDQIEAVLKEIDKQPLQPQQIAVVREQLLKIMRGETAMQLDSLSDKLTNILQTAENQEQDRQIDVEQAKGVERLIVMVSMLVSVAIAAIIAWRTSRAIAEPVITVTQVAEQVARKSNFDLRAPVTTEDEIGLLAKSLNRLIERVSERTKQLEQAKELAEAASTAKSVFLANVSHELRTPLNAVIGLSQLLQDDATDLNLSGDFITDLETINSAGRHLLELINDILDLSKIEAGKMTLYPETFEIANLINNLVLTIKPSIEKNGNILEVDYDEQLGTMYADQTRMRQVLLNLLSNASKFTTNGKVTLTVKNEKPNSLSDSPLGIIAFTVADTGIGMTHHQQQQLFQPFIQGDNSTTKKYGGTGLGLAISRHFCQMMGGEISVKSQPGVGSTFTVRLPLTVKE, from the coding sequence ATGCAAACTCACAAGCCTAACCCAATTGACAGTAATTCAGCAAGCAAAAAAATGCCAGCCAAAGATTCATCAAGCGAAGAACTGCCCACAATCGAATTTCCCTCCAGTGGGAAACTCAAAGCCAGTTCTTGGCGGATACATCAAAAAATTGGCTATGGCTACTTTGTAGCTATTGGTATTGGCTTTTTCGGCTCACTGACTGGTCTGGTGATTGCCAATTACTACCGAGGACGAGAAATTAGACAGTTTAATCAAGCCCAAGAACAACGCCAACTACTAACTAACTATAAAAATGCGGTAGTAGGAGCGCAATTACATAGCTCTAATTTAGTCGCAGTATTAGAAGATTCTCAACAACTGCTCACTAAAAAAACAGAATTTTTAAGGAATGTTAATAAAGCTGAAGATTTAGAGCGAAAAATTGACAATTTTATCGAAAAAAAGCCGATGCAATTAGCAGCGACCAGTGCTAATTTACAAGCTTTATTGGAAGATTATACAATTAACTTAAAATCTTACGTAGACCAAATAGAAGCGGTCTTAAAGGAAATTGATAAACAGCCGCTACAGCCCCAGCAAATTGCTGTAGTTCGAGAGCAGTTGTTAAAAATTATGCGTGGTGAAACCGCCATGCAATTAGATAGTCTTTCGGATAAATTAACGAATATTCTGCAAACTGCCGAAAATCAAGAACAAGATAGGCAAATAGATGTAGAACAGGCAAAAGGTGTTGAAAGATTAATTGTGATGGTGAGTATGCTGGTGTCGGTAGCGATCGCAGCTATTATCGCATGGCGCACCAGTCGAGCGATCGCTGAACCAGTCATTACAGTTACTCAAGTCGCCGAACAAGTCGCCCGCAAATCTAACTTTGATTTACGCGCCCCCGTTACCACCGAAGATGAAATTGGCTTATTAGCAAAATCATTAAATCGGTTGATTGAGCGAGTTTCAGAACGCACGAAACAACTAGAACAAGCAAAAGAACTAGCCGAAGCCGCCAGCACAGCTAAAAGTGTCTTTTTAGCTAACGTCAGTCACGAATTACGTACACCCTTAAATGCAGTCATTGGACTCAGCCAACTACTGCAAGATGACGCTACAGATTTAAACTTATCGGGAGACTTTATTACCGATTTAGAAACCATCAATTCCGCAGGTAGACACTTATTAGAATTGATTAACGACATCCTCGACTTATCCAAAATTGAAGCGGGGAAAATGACTCTTTATCCAGAGACATTTGAAATTGCCAATCTGATTAATAATTTGGTATTGACTATTAAACCTTCCATTGAAAAAAATGGCAATATTTTAGAAGTAGATTACGACGAACAGCTAGGTACAATGTATGCTGATCAAACAAGAATGCGACAAGTACTTTTAAACTTGTTAAGTAATGCGTCTAAATTTACGACTAACGGCAAAGTTACCCTCACTGTGAAAAATGAAAAACCCAACTCATTATCAGACTCTCCCTTGGGGATAATTGCGTTTACTGTTGCTGATACAGGTATTGGGATGACTCATCATCAACAGCAACAATTATTTCAACCTTTTATCCAAGGGGATAATTCCACCACCAAGAAATATGGTGGTACTGGCTTGGGTTTAGCCATCAGTCGTCATTTTTGTCAGATGATGGGTGGTGAGATTTCTGTGAAAAGTCAGCCAGGAGTAGGTTCAACTTTTACAGTACGCCTACCTCTGACTGTCAAAGAATGA
- a CDS encoding outer membrane beta-barrel protein: MKLRTLTTSFLVVASIVLSAGIAAAQTAGTNGSYIGAGVAAGATSGGQGNDDAQFGGNVQGRYAIPNAPVSLRGSVLFGGDTTAFMPILTYDAAITKNTNVYVGGGYSFLADEGRNTPLGNRNAPVVTLGLESEVSKNVIAYGDAKWGIDAYRNSDADAVSFQAGLGYRF, encoded by the coding sequence ATGAAACTCAGAACTTTAACTACTTCTTTTCTCGTAGTTGCTTCTATTGTCCTCTCAGCTGGAATTGCTGCTGCTCAAACTGCTGGTACTAACGGTAGTTACATTGGTGCTGGTGTTGCAGCTGGTGCTACTAGTGGTGGACAAGGAAATGATGATGCTCAATTTGGTGGTAATGTCCAAGGACGTTATGCCATCCCCAATGCACCTGTATCACTGCGCGGAAGCGTGTTATTTGGTGGTGATACAACTGCCTTTATGCCTATTTTGACTTACGATGCCGCGATCACTAAAAATACTAATGTTTACGTAGGTGGTGGTTATTCGTTTTTGGCTGATGAAGGTCGCAACACCCCATTAGGTAATCGCAATGCACCTGTAGTCACTTTGGGTTTAGAATCGGAAGTTAGCAAAAACGTTATTGCCTATGGTGATGCTAAATGGGGCATTGACGCTTATAGAAACAGTGATGCTGATGCCGTTAGCTTCCAAGCAGGATTAGGCTATCGTTTTTAG
- the murJ gene encoding murein biosynthesis integral membrane protein MurJ has translation MTNQEQKSSRSFAGIAGIVAAATLISKVFGLIRQQAIAAAFGVGAAATAYSYAYIIPGFLLILLGGVNGPLHSAVVSVLAKRKQQEAAPLVETVTTLVGGILLLVTVAQVFLADTIVDIVGHGLAENTRAIAIQQLQIMAPMALFSGLIGIGFGTLNAANQYWLLSISPLLSSITVVIGIGILALQLGKNIILPEYAFIGGMVLAWGTLAGAILQWVVQLIVQWRLGLGTLRLRFDFQAPGVQEVIKIMTPATISSGMMPINVATDLYFASPIPGAAAGFNYANLLVQTPLGIISNIILLPLLPIFAKLAEPENWPDLKLRIRQGLLLTACTMLPLGALMVVLSVPIVQIVYERGAFKQDATQLVSSLLVAYGIGMFVYLGRDVLVRVFYALGDGQTPFRISTFNILLNIVLDYFFVQPFGAPGLVLATVGVNCSSMLMLLWLLDRKLNGLPWREWSVPIFGLFGGSVVTGFVSYGTLFGLQQLLGTTGLIVQLIELSIAGVVGLVVFGAIASLMKIPEVNTFMIRVRQRFFKK, from the coding sequence GTGACTAATCAAGAACAAAAATCATCTCGTTCTTTCGCTGGGATTGCTGGCATTGTTGCCGCAGCCACATTAATTAGTAAAGTATTTGGTTTGATCCGGCAGCAGGCGATCGCAGCCGCTTTTGGTGTTGGTGCAGCTGCTACTGCTTATAGCTATGCCTATATTATTCCTGGCTTTTTATTGATATTACTGGGTGGTGTGAATGGGCCATTACACAGTGCTGTTGTGAGTGTTTTAGCCAAGCGCAAGCAACAAGAAGCAGCACCTTTGGTAGAAACCGTGACAACGTTAGTGGGTGGCATTTTGTTATTAGTAACGGTTGCCCAGGTTTTTTTAGCAGATACGATTGTTGATATTGTCGGTCATGGTTTGGCAGAAAATACAAGAGCGATCGCCATCCAACAACTGCAAATCATGGCACCGATGGCTTTATTTTCCGGCTTGATTGGCATTGGTTTTGGCACGCTCAATGCAGCTAATCAATACTGGTTACTTTCGATTAGCCCCTTATTATCGAGCATCACTGTAGTTATCGGTATTGGGATTTTGGCTTTGCAATTAGGTAAAAACATTATTCTGCCAGAATATGCCTTTATCGGCGGAATGGTGTTAGCTTGGGGAACCTTAGCAGGCGCAATTCTTCAGTGGGTGGTGCAACTAATTGTGCAGTGGCGGTTGGGATTAGGAACACTGCGGTTGCGGTTTGATTTTCAAGCCCCTGGTGTTCAAGAAGTCATTAAAATTATGACTCCAGCAACCATTTCTTCGGGAATGATGCCGATTAATGTTGCCACTGACCTTTATTTTGCCAGCCCTATCCCTGGTGCTGCGGCTGGCTTTAACTATGCAAATTTGCTAGTACAAACACCTTTAGGGATTATTTCTAATATTATTTTGTTACCTTTATTGCCAATTTTCGCCAAACTAGCAGAACCCGAAAATTGGCCAGATTTGAAATTACGTATTCGCCAAGGCTTATTACTCACAGCCTGCACTATGCTACCTCTAGGAGCTTTGATGGTGGTGTTATCTGTACCAATTGTGCAGATAGTATATGAGCGCGGTGCTTTTAAACAAGATGCTACACAGTTAGTTTCGTCGTTATTGGTTGCTTATGGGATTGGGATGTTTGTTTACTTGGGGCGTGATGTGTTAGTACGGGTATTTTACGCTTTGGGAGATGGTCAAACACCGTTTCGCATCAGCACTTTTAACATTTTGCTAAACATTGTATTGGATTATTTTTTTGTACAACCCTTTGGCGCACCGGGTTTGGTGTTAGCAACTGTGGGTGTGAATTGCAGTTCTATGTTAATGCTGTTATGGTTACTAGACCGGAAACTGAATGGTTTACCTTGGCGTGAGTGGAGTGTACCAATTTTTGGTTTATTCGGTGGCAGTGTAGTGACTGGGTTTGTCAGCTATGGGACTTTGTTTGGTTTACAGCAGTTGTTAGGTACAACAGGTTTAATAGTTCAGTTAATAGAGTTGTCAATTGCTGGTGTAGTGGGTTTAGTTGTGTTTGGTGCGATCGCTTCACTCATGAAAATCCCAGAAGTCAATACTTTTATGATACGGGTGCGTCAGCGTTTCTTCAAAAAATAA
- a CDS encoding pentapeptide repeat-containing protein yields MKKIWQKLLSFILILLLAGLWLILSPRPAFAQINTINYSNTNLENRDFSNADLAGVTFVAAEMRGTNFQGANLTNAIFTKGVLLKANLEGANLTGALVDRVTLDGANLKNANFTEATLTRSRFYDADITGADFTDALIDRYQVSLLCERATGINLTTGVATRDSLGCR; encoded by the coding sequence ATGAAAAAGATTTGGCAGAAATTGTTAAGTTTCATTCTAATTCTCCTTTTAGCTGGCTTGTGGCTCATACTGAGTCCAAGACCAGCTTTTGCTCAAATTAATACCATCAACTACAGCAATACCAATTTAGAAAACCGTGACTTCTCCAATGCTGATTTAGCAGGTGTAACTTTTGTGGCTGCGGAAATGCGGGGTACTAACTTCCAAGGCGCAAATTTAACCAATGCGATTTTCACTAAAGGAGTTTTGTTAAAAGCTAATTTAGAAGGTGCAAACTTAACGGGTGCTTTAGTAGATCGGGTGACTTTAGATGGTGCTAACTTAAAAAATGCTAATTTTACGGAAGCTACTTTAACCCGTAGTCGTTTTTACGATGCTGATATTACTGGCGCGGATTTTACAGATGCGTTAATTGACCGCTATCAAGTTTCATTGTTATGTGAAAGAGCGACAGGGATAAATTTAACTACCGGAGTAGCGACACGCGATAGTTTGGGTTGTCGTTGA
- a CDS encoding LCP family protein: protein MIREVQLSENEVKSQQIPNLDLESKPGQIQRVETQGTLQTITDTSTESVSQEASASSTRTVVESVSAIPNELYERLGLSMPRWLLWILTVVMGVILSGLLVSTLALWTPLWSNLDKTDEELGFAGKEEQKVPLPGELWSKISQYQLSRPMNILIMGIEPVNGAVDGSPESFAGKSDTMLLVRLNPSDKSIRVLSIPRDTMIAIPEKGLTKLSDANPQGGPVLAARVVSRTLNNAPIDRYIRISTSGLRQLVDQLDGVEVFVPKAMEYHDSSSQLNINLVSGWQTLNGEQAEQFARFREDGLGDLPRVQRQQALLGALIQRLNSPTVVPKLPQLTRIMRKYFDTNLKIEEMMALVNFSVNVERDNFQMTTVPGTFSRFSKDPNSYWLNMTGQSNLLNNYVGVDVPGLKPDTRPVSNLKIAIQNASNQPQVTEKVIAYLKEKGFKNIYTTSDWPDSQRQTQIIVHRGSRQPGIELQKILGLGQIEVSTSGDLESDITIRIGKDWK, encoded by the coding sequence GTGATTAGAGAAGTTCAATTATCTGAAAATGAAGTAAAGTCTCAGCAAATACCGAATTTAGACTTGGAAAGCAAACCAGGTCAAATTCAACGCGTTGAAACTCAGGGAACGCTGCAAACTATCACAGATACCAGCACAGAATCGGTATCTCAAGAAGCATCAGCCAGTTCCACTCGTACTGTTGTAGAGTCAGTCAGTGCAATTCCCAACGAACTGTACGAGAGATTGGGCTTAAGTATGCCCCGCTGGCTACTGTGGATACTGACAGTAGTTATGGGGGTAATTCTCTCTGGACTTTTAGTTTCCACTTTGGCGCTGTGGACTCCCTTATGGAGCAATTTAGATAAAACCGATGAGGAACTAGGTTTTGCTGGTAAAGAAGAGCAGAAAGTCCCTTTACCTGGGGAATTATGGAGCAAAATTTCCCAATACCAGCTATCACGCCCCATGAATATTTTGATTATGGGGATTGAACCAGTCAACGGTGCTGTTGATGGTTCACCGGAAAGTTTTGCTGGGAAAAGCGACACCATGCTTTTGGTCAGGCTCAACCCCAGTGATAAATCCATTCGGGTGCTTTCCATTCCCAGGGATACAATGATCGCAATCCCTGAAAAAGGGTTAACCAAGCTATCAGATGCTAATCCCCAAGGCGGGCCAGTATTGGCAGCAAGAGTAGTTAGCCGCACCTTAAACAATGCGCCCATTGACCGTTATATTCGGATTTCTACCAGTGGCTTGAGGCAATTAGTGGATCAGTTGGATGGGGTAGAAGTATTTGTACCTAAAGCAATGGAATACCACGATAGTAGCAGCCAATTGAACATTAATCTAGTCAGTGGCTGGCAAACCCTCAACGGCGAACAAGCAGAACAATTCGCTCGTTTCCGGGAAGATGGACTAGGTGATTTACCAAGAGTACAGCGTCAACAAGCACTACTAGGAGCATTGATTCAACGCCTCAATAGTCCTACTGTCGTACCGAAATTGCCCCAATTAACCCGCATAATGCGGAAGTATTTTGATACCAACTTAAAGATAGAAGAAATGATGGCTTTGGTGAATTTCTCCGTGAACGTAGAGCGGGATAATTTCCAAATGACCACTGTTCCCGGTACCTTCAGCCGTTTTAGTAAAGACCCCAATAGCTATTGGCTGAATATGACTGGACAATCAAATCTCTTGAATAATTATGTTGGGGTAGATGTACCTGGACTTAAACCAGATACACGTCCAGTTTCTAACCTCAAAATTGCTATTCAAAATGCTTCTAATCAACCACAAGTTACGGAAAAAGTTATTGCCTATCTCAAAGAGAAAGGCTTTAAAAATATTTACACAACCTCAGATTGGCCTGATAGCCAGCGCCAAACCCAGATTATTGTCCACAGAGGTAGCCGACAACCGGGAATTGAGTTACAGAAAATCTTAGGTTTGGGTCAAATAGAAGTGTCAACATCTGGAGACTTGGAATCAGATATCACAATTCGGATTGGGAAAGATTGGAAATAG
- a CDS encoding mannose-1-phosphate guanylyltransferase, whose product MNNSLFPVILAGGKGERFWPLSRKDRPKQFLSLDGSSRSLLQATADRLLPLADGWDSLWVITSSQIAGGVRQQLPELPSPNLLIEVEGRDTAAAVAWTSLEIKKRYGEDAIIGFFPADHWIADQKAFTDTLKAATQLATSTKAIVTLGIKPAFPSTGYGYIEQGEKIGSFNELPAYHVNRFTEKPNRELAETFLSTGRFSWNSGMFVFRAGVVLEELYTHAPEIIKPLEQYGPDIYPELPKKSIDYALMEKTNLAYVLPVDFGWDDLGDWNAIERLLKKEETPNVELATHIGLDTQGAIVYASNPDDVIVTIGLEDVVIVRDRNVTLIVNKERTQEIKQVLKILQDDPRFTNLL is encoded by the coding sequence ATGAATAATTCCTTGTTCCCCGTTATCCTCGCTGGTGGCAAAGGTGAGCGTTTCTGGCCTCTAAGTCGCAAAGACCGTCCTAAACAATTTTTAAGCTTAGATGGCAGTTCTAGAAGTTTACTGCAAGCAACTGCTGATCGGTTGCTCCCATTGGCAGACGGTTGGGATTCCTTGTGGGTGATTACTTCCAGCCAGATAGCTGGAGGTGTACGCCAACAGTTACCCGAACTGCCATCGCCAAACTTACTCATTGAGGTAGAAGGAAGGGATACTGCCGCCGCCGTTGCTTGGACAAGTTTAGAAATTAAAAAACGTTATGGAGAAGACGCAATTATAGGCTTTTTTCCGGCTGACCATTGGATAGCTGACCAAAAGGCGTTTACTGACACATTAAAGGCTGCTACTCAACTGGCAACAAGCACCAAAGCGATTGTTACTTTAGGAATTAAGCCTGCTTTTCCATCAACTGGTTACGGCTACATTGAACAAGGTGAAAAGATTGGTAGCTTTAATGAGTTGCCAGCTTATCATGTCAACCGCTTTACTGAAAAGCCCAACCGTGAGTTAGCAGAAACTTTTTTATCTACGGGACGTTTTAGCTGGAATAGTGGAATGTTTGTCTTTCGGGCTGGGGTTGTTCTTGAGGAACTTTACACCCATGCTCCAGAAATCATAAAACCTCTGGAACAATACGGCCCTGATATTTACCCTGAATTACCTAAAAAGAGTATAGACTATGCACTCATGGAAAAAACCAATTTAGCATACGTCCTCCCGGTAGATTTTGGTTGGGATGATTTAGGCGATTGGAATGCGATCGAACGTTTATTAAAAAAGGAAGAGACTCCCAATGTAGAATTAGCTACCCATATAGGTTTAGATACGCAAGGAGCGATTGTTTATGCCTCTAATCCCGATGATGTAATTGTTACTATTGGTTTAGAAGATGTGGTGATTGTGCGCGATCGCAATGTTACCCTCATCGTTAATAAAGAACGCACCCAAGAAATTAAACAGGTTCTCAAAATCCTGCAAGATGACCCGCGCTTTACAAACCTACTGTAA
- the yidD gene encoding membrane protein insertion efficiency factor YidD: protein MAIHSITAYQRYISPVKGFACPHRQLHGGESCSTYIKRMLSEQSLMEVVKSSQKRFQDCALASRTLTKTSSGCIVIPCCLPF, encoded by the coding sequence ATGGCAATTCACTCTATCACTGCTTATCAAAGATATATTTCTCCCGTGAAAGGCTTTGCTTGCCCGCATCGGCAATTACACGGTGGAGAATCTTGTTCTACTTATATTAAAAGAATGTTAAGTGAGCAAAGTTTGATGGAAGTTGTAAAATCATCCCAAAAAAGATTTCAAGACTGTGCTTTGGCCAGTAGAACCTTAACTAAAACTAGCTCTGGCTGTATTGTAATTCCCTGTTGTCTACCTTTTTAA
- a CDS encoding ABC1 kinase family protein — MFLTQTVPRQREIIEVVLRNGWDYMRRLLTGGKTDEPQLPTPAVLKNILVSLGPVYIKLGQLLSTRPDLLSAAYIEELSTLQDEVPPVPWSEIEVVIRKQLKRPLEEVFPKINPVPVAAGSIAQTHRATLADGREVALKVQRPGIDTTIAQDIALIQGIADLVARTDFGQTYEIKSIAEEFTKALEAELDFTREATFTDQLRRNLSKGRWFDPQQIVVAEIHWHLTSEKLLVMEWLDGVPLLSARLTGDNNGTDIATQRKNITTLLFRAFFQQLYIDGFFHADPHPGNLFYLQDGRVALLDCGMVGRLDPRTQQILTEMLLAIVDLDAGRCAQLTLQLADSPQPVILARLESDYDRMLRKYHNVSLTNMNFSQVIYEILQVARNNKIRLPSNMGLYAKTLANLEGVARAFNPEINLFDEVKPLITDLFRRQLVGENPVRSLLRTALDLKSLSLQSPRQVELLLDRVTSETLRWNLSLHGLDGVRRTMDDAANRLSFSILVGSLIMGAAIISTKAQTTQLSFLSSVLFAAASLLGLWLIISILRSGRLR, encoded by the coding sequence ATGTTCCTAACTCAAACTGTTCCTCGTCAACGAGAAATTATTGAAGTGGTGCTTCGTAATGGCTGGGACTATATGCGGAGGCTACTAACTGGTGGCAAAACCGATGAACCCCAGCTACCTACCCCAGCAGTATTAAAAAATATTTTGGTAAGTTTGGGGCCTGTTTATATCAAGCTTGGTCAGTTATTATCGACTCGTCCCGATTTACTTAGTGCAGCTTACATTGAGGAACTGTCAACACTGCAAGACGAAGTACCGCCAGTTCCCTGGTCAGAGATAGAAGTAGTTATTCGCAAACAGTTAAAACGCCCCCTAGAAGAAGTTTTTCCCAAGATTAACCCTGTACCAGTTGCGGCGGGATCAATTGCCCAAACTCATCGCGCTACACTAGCTGATGGTCGGGAAGTCGCTTTGAAAGTTCAACGTCCAGGAATTGATACGACTATTGCCCAAGATATTGCTTTAATTCAGGGGATCGCTGATTTAGTCGCGCGTACTGATTTTGGGCAAACTTACGAAATTAAATCAATTGCAGAAGAATTTACTAAAGCTTTAGAAGCAGAGCTAGACTTTACCAGAGAAGCGACTTTTACAGACCAATTACGCCGGAATTTATCTAAAGGTCGTTGGTTTGACCCGCAACAAATCGTCGTGGCGGAGATTCACTGGCATTTAACTTCCGAAAAATTGTTAGTGATGGAATGGTTGGATGGTGTGCCTTTATTGTCAGCAAGGTTGACAGGTGACAACAACGGCACAGATATTGCTACCCAGCGCAAAAATATCACAACATTACTATTTAGAGCATTTTTCCAACAGTTATATATTGATGGGTTTTTTCATGCCGATCCCCATCCGGGAAATTTATTTTATCTGCAAGATGGTCGGGTGGCACTTTTAGATTGTGGAATGGTGGGCAGACTTGATCCCCGTACCCAGCAAATTTTAACAGAGATGTTGTTGGCGATCGTGGATTTAGATGCTGGTCGATGCGCTCAGTTAACTTTACAATTAGCAGATTCGCCACAGCCTGTAATTTTAGCGCGACTGGAAAGTGATTACGATCGCATGTTGCGAAAGTATCATAATGTCAGCTTGACAAACATGAATTTTAGTCAAGTGATTTATGAAATTTTGCAAGTCGCCCGCAACAATAAAATTAGATTGCCCAGCAATATGGGTTTGTATGCCAAAACCCTAGCTAATTTAGAAGGTGTCGCCAGGGCTTTCAATCCTGAGATTAATTTGTTTGATGAGGTTAAGCCCTTAATTACCGACTTGTTTCGTCGTCAATTAGTCGGTGAAAATCCAGTGCGATCGCTTCTGCGTACCGCCCTCGACCTCAAAAGTTTATCATTACAATCACCCCGACAAGTTGAACTTTTACTTGATCGTGTAACATCAGAGACATTACGTTGGAATTTATCATTGCATGGATTAGATGGTGTACGCCGCACAATGGATGATGCAGCCAATCGCCTCTCTTTCAGTATTTTGGTAGGTTCACTGATTATGGGAGCAGCAATTATTTCCACTAAAGCCCAGACAACGCAACTATCGTTTTTAAGTAGTGTGTTATTTGCCGCCGCCAGTTTATTAGGATTGTGGTTGATTATTAGTATTTTGCGATCGGGACGTTTACGTTAG
- a CDS encoding ABC transporter ATP-binding protein: MPHIFVENLSKSYPVAIKEPGIAGTITHFFRRTYRSIQAVENVSFEITPGEVVGFLGPNGAGKTTTLKMLTGLIHPSSGTVRVAGHIPFLRQEAFLQKITLVMGQKQQLIWDLPAIDSLKINAAVYNISDQEFSLRLRELTEMLNLQGKLTQPVRKLSLGERMKAELLAALLHRPQVLFLDEPTLGLDVNAQVAVRDFLRDYNQRYQATVLLTSHYMADITALCQRVLLIHQGKLMYDGSLDGLLERFAPYREVHVELAQPLSREKLKSYGDVQSLDGRAVCFMVQQEALTRTVSQILSELEVIDLEVKEPPIEEVIGKVFQAGVV, from the coding sequence ATGCCGCATATTTTTGTTGAAAACTTAAGTAAATCTTATCCGGTGGCGATTAAAGAACCAGGTATCGCTGGGACAATTACTCACTTTTTCCGCCGCACCTACCGTTCAATTCAAGCTGTTGAAAATGTTTCCTTTGAAATTACCCCTGGTGAGGTAGTAGGATTTTTAGGGCCGAATGGTGCTGGAAAAACTACCACACTCAAAATGCTCACTGGTCTGATTCATCCTAGTAGTGGGACAGTGAGAGTAGCTGGACATATTCCGTTTTTACGCCAAGAAGCATTTTTGCAAAAAATTACCTTGGTGATGGGACAAAAGCAGCAATTAATCTGGGACTTACCCGCAATAGACTCTTTAAAAATTAATGCTGCTGTCTACAACATTTCTGACCAAGAATTTTCTCTCCGCTTAAGAGAATTAACAGAAATGCTAAACCTCCAAGGAAAGCTGACTCAACCAGTACGCAAGCTATCTTTGGGTGAGCGAATGAAAGCAGAACTGTTAGCTGCACTTTTACATCGTCCCCAAGTCTTATTTCTTGATGAACCAACTCTTGGACTTGATGTGAATGCTCAAGTAGCAGTACGAGATTTTCTGCGAGACTACAATCAGCGTTATCAAGCCACCGTATTATTAACTAGTCACTACATGGCTGATATTACCGCTTTATGTCAGCGAGTATTATTAATTCACCAAGGAAAGCTGATGTATGACGGTAGTTTAGATGGACTGTTAGAACGCTTCGCACCATATCGAGAAGTTCACGTAGAGTTAGCCCAACCTTTATCAAGGGAAAAGCTCAAGTCTTATGGAGATGTGCAATCTTTAGACGGGCGAGCTGTCTGTTTTATGGTACAGCAAGAAGCTCTCACTCGTACAGTATCTCAGATTTTGTCAGAACTAGAAGTCATCGATTTAGAAGTGAAAGAACCGCCCATAGAAGAAGTCATAGGTAAAGTATTTCAGGCGGGAGTCGTTTAG
- a CDS encoding ABC transporter permease, translated as MKKFIRKTLTFLAVYNTYMMEFRAELILWVLSGSLPIILMGVWMQAAQGGKFGLSSVDFSRYFLTVFVVRQITVAWVIWEFEKEVVEGKLSPRLLQPLDPVWHHVASHLAERVTRIPFTILLIILFFVLYPQAFWLPSFGQVFLFTLAVVLAFILRFVIQYTFAVLAFWTERASALENFWFLFFLFLSGMVAPLNVFPEFVRNIVLFTPFPYLIDFPASILVGLPVDIAQGFLCMIGWIMIFLGANRLLWRAGLKRYSGMGA; from the coding sequence ATGAAAAAATTTATTAGAAAAACTTTAACTTTTTTGGCTGTATACAACACCTATATGATGGAGTTTCGTGCAGAACTAATTTTATGGGTGTTGTCTGGATCTTTACCTATAATCCTTATGGGTGTTTGGATGCAAGCAGCACAAGGAGGCAAATTTGGTTTGTCTTCTGTGGATTTTTCTCGTTATTTTCTAACAGTCTTTGTAGTAAGACAAATTACTGTTGCTTGGGTAATTTGGGAATTTGAAAAAGAAGTAGTAGAAGGTAAACTTTCTCCTAGATTGTTACAACCACTAGACCCGGTATGGCATCATGTAGCGTCTCATCTGGCTGAAAGAGTGACGCGGATACCATTTACCATACTGCTAATAATTTTATTTTTTGTACTGTATCCCCAGGCTTTTTGGTTGCCAAGTTTTGGGCAGGTGTTTCTATTTACGTTAGCAGTGGTGTTAGCATTTATTTTGCGGTTTGTCATTCAATACACCTTTGCTGTGTTAGCTTTTTGGACAGAACGTGCTAGTGCTTTAGAAAATTTCTGGTTCTTATTCTTTTTATTTTTATCGGGGATGGTTGCACCTTTAAATGTGTTTCCCGAATTTGTACGCAATATTGTTTTATTTACACCTTTTCCCTATTTAATTGATTTCCCTGCAAGTATTTTGGTGGGACTACCTGTAGATATAGCGCAGGGTTTTTTATGTATGATTGGTTGGATAATGATATTTTTGGGCGCAAACCGTTTGTTGTGGCGGGCGGGATTGAAGCGATACTCTGGAATGGGCGCGTGA